A single Sulfurimonas aquatica DNA region contains:
- a CDS encoding calcium/sodium antiporter has protein sequence MDYIIFLVAMAALIYGADFIIKESERIALHFNISHFVIGATLVAFGTSLPEMAASMMASSHGKSDMAVANVVGSVIFNITMVLGIVFMFAKSMNPNRDLFSKDSAWVIVPVLIFYIMIQDGVIGRVDGVIFLLLMTSYLIFLFKSSREDLEGEIDTSLAKQFNWLKTVALLSVGFILTIGGANFVVESGTNIARSLEVSEWVIGLFLISLGTSLPELVVSLVAVKKGNAEMGIGNIIGSNVANFSMVLGASSLINPLLVDLASTKFDILIMVSASLALLFILANKLYNRAGGIFLLIILALFIQNSFA, from the coding sequence ATGGATTATATAATATTTTTAGTTGCAATGGCGGCACTTATATATGGGGCTGATTTCATTATTAAAGAATCAGAAAGAATAGCGTTACATTTTAATATATCTCATTTTGTCATTGGAGCCACCTTAGTTGCCTTTGGTACTTCTTTACCTGAAATGGCAGCTTCAATGATGGCTTCATCACATGGTAAAAGCGATATGGCGGTTGCGAATGTAGTTGGAAGCGTTATTTTTAACATAACCATGGTTCTTGGTATAGTTTTTATGTTTGCTAAATCTATGAATCCAAACAGAGACCTCTTTTCAAAAGATAGTGCTTGGGTTATTGTTCCCGTATTAATTTTTTACATTATGATTCAAGATGGAGTTATTGGCCGAGTAGATGGTGTGATATTTTTACTCTTAATGACTTCATACCTTATCTTTTTATTTAAAAGTTCTCGTGAAGACCTAGAAGGAGAGATAGATACTTCTTTAGCAAAACAATTCAACTGGCTCAAAACAGTAGCTTTACTTAGTGTTGGATTTATATTGACTATAGGTGGGGCAAATTTTGTTGTCGAGAGCGGAACAAACATCGCGCGTAGCCTTGAAGTGAGTGAATGGGTTATAGGTCTGTTTTTAATCTCACTTGGAACTTCACTTCCAGAGCTTGTAGTTTCGTTAGTAGCAGTAAAAAAGGGAAACGCCGAGATGGGTATTGGAAATATAATTGGCTCAAACGTAGCAAACTTTTCAATGGTTTTAGGTGCGTCTTCATTGATTAATCCACTTTTAGTAGATCTTGCTAGTACGAAGTTTGATATTTTGATTATGGTGTCAGCATCATTAGCTCTGCTATTTATTCTAGCAAACAAGCTCTACAATAGAGCTGGCGGTATATTTTTACTAATAATTCTTGCTCTTTTTATTCAAAACTCTTTCGCATAA